In Streptomyces sp. TS71-3, the following proteins share a genomic window:
- a CDS encoding NAD(P)-binding protein: MVVCGGDALAHRLAAELRGLYGETVTLVVPGPGRDTGQPAPGRARASMLFGRISAAVVRATNSATGGNGSNGSNGSENGDPAPGRGGPAGRTAPSGRSAGPADRGGRSGGPSERGGAERGTEAADRVIEAPELNEEVLAEAGVEQAAALALVHDDDETNIRAALAARRLNPRLRLVIRLYNRRLGQYLEDLLDQAAALAAPGMDAAELDASTTVLSDADTAAPALAATAIAGSSKVVRAGGLLLRAAQVNPRRGEVADRGLCTLALLSSTDADPAGAEGTEGSGTDGPRLLPDEASVAAAAGRHQVVLRTVAYTGPQLARSRRVPIGWLLSRRLRWSFTVLVGAVLALAVASMLTTGDDHAVHAIYLTVLDLLSINDPATNASTSRKVLQLLSGVVGLLLLPVLLAAVLEALGSFRSGSAARRPPRGLSDHVVLLGLGKIGTRVLVELRRLSIPVVCVESDPEARGVAVARRLRVPVVLGDVTQEGVLEAAKTHRAGALLALTSLDTINLEAALTARSVKPDLRVVLRLYDDDFATVVYRTLRAAHPHALTRSRSVSHLAAPAFAGAMMGRQVLGAIPVERRVLLFAVVNVGGHPHLEGRTVREAFRPGHWRILALAAPEDTPAQGPSSSTGRTSGSARRSSDPKRTPNLVWELDPDQRLRPEDRVVLAATRHGLAELLGRRTRGVPAGRGA, from the coding sequence ATGGTGGTCTGCGGGGGCGATGCCCTGGCGCACCGGCTTGCGGCCGAACTGCGCGGGCTCTACGGGGAGACGGTCACCCTGGTGGTGCCGGGGCCGGGCCGCGACACCGGGCAGCCGGCGCCGGGCCGGGCCCGTGCCTCGATGCTGTTCGGCCGGATCTCGGCAGCCGTGGTCCGCGCGACCAACTCCGCGACCGGCGGGAACGGCTCCAACGGCTCCAACGGCTCCGAGAACGGCGACCCGGCGCCCGGCCGGGGCGGCCCGGCGGGCCGGACGGCGCCCAGCGGGCGTTCGGCGGGACCGGCCGACCGGGGCGGGCGGTCCGGCGGGCCGTCCGAGCGGGGCGGCGCGGAGCGCGGCACGGAGGCCGCCGACCGAGTCATCGAGGCGCCCGAGCTCAACGAGGAAGTGCTCGCCGAGGCCGGCGTCGAACAGGCCGCCGCCCTCGCCCTCGTCCACGACGACGACGAGACCAACATCCGCGCCGCCCTCGCCGCCCGCCGCCTCAACCCCCGCCTGCGCCTGGTGATCCGGCTCTACAACCGCCGCCTCGGCCAGTACCTGGAGGACCTGCTCGACCAGGCCGCCGCGCTGGCCGCGCCCGGCATGGACGCCGCGGAGCTGGACGCCTCCACCACCGTGCTGTCCGACGCCGACACCGCCGCGCCCGCGCTGGCCGCCACCGCCATCGCCGGCTCCAGCAAGGTCGTCAGGGCCGGCGGCCTGCTGCTGCGGGCCGCCCAGGTCAACCCGCGGCGCGGCGAGGTGGCCGACCGGGGCCTGTGCACGCTGGCCCTGCTGTCGTCCACCGACGCCGACCCGGCCGGCGCGGAGGGCACCGAAGGGAGCGGCACGGACGGGCCCCGGCTGCTGCCCGACGAGGCGTCGGTGGCCGCGGCGGCCGGCCGGCACCAGGTGGTGCTGCGCACGGTCGCGTACACCGGGCCGCAGCTGGCGAGGAGCCGCCGGGTGCCGATCGGGTGGCTGCTGTCGCGGCGGCTGCGCTGGTCGTTCACCGTGCTGGTGGGCGCCGTGCTGGCGCTCGCGGTGGCGTCGATGCTGACCACCGGCGACGACCACGCGGTGCACGCGATCTACCTCACCGTGCTCGACCTGCTCTCCATCAACGACCCGGCGACCAACGCGTCCACCTCGCGCAAGGTCCTCCAGCTCCTCTCCGGAGTGGTGGGGCTGCTGTTGCTGCCGGTGCTGCTGGCCGCCGTCCTGGAGGCGCTGGGCAGCTTCCGCAGCGGTTCCGCGGCGCGCCGCCCGCCGCGCGGCCTGTCCGACCACGTGGTGCTGCTCGGGCTCGGCAAGATCGGCACCCGGGTGCTGGTGGAGCTGCGCAGGCTCAGCATCCCGGTGGTGTGCGTGGAGTCCGACCCGGAGGCGCGCGGCGTCGCGGTGGCGCGGCGGCTGCGGGTTCCGGTGGTGCTGGGCGACGTCACCCAGGAAGGCGTCCTGGAGGCCGCCAAGACCCACCGCGCGGGCGCGCTGCTCGCGCTCACCAGCCTGGACACCATCAACCTGGAGGCCGCGCTCACCGCGCGCTCCGTCAAGCCGGACCTGCGCGTGGTGCTGCGGCTCTACGACGACGACTTCGCGACCGTCGTCTACCGCACCCTGCGCGCGGCCCACCCGCACGCGCTCACCCGCAGCCGCAGCGTCTCCCACCTCGCGGCGCCCGCGTTCGCCGGAGCGATGATGGGCCGCCAGGTCCTCGGGGCCATCCCGGTGGAACGGCGGGTGCTGCTGTTCGCGGTGGTCAACGTCGGCGGGCACCCGCATTTGGAGGGCCGCACGGTCCGGGAGGCCTTCCGTCCCGGCCACTGGCGCATCCTGGCGCTGGCGGCCCCGGAGGACACTCCCGCGCAGGGCCCGTCCTCATCCACCGGCCGGACCTCCGGCTCGGCCCGCCGCTCGTCGGACCCCAAGCGCACCCCGAACCTGGTCTGGGAGCTCGACCCCGACCAGCGCCTCCGCCCGGAGGACCGCGTGGTCCTGGCGGCGACCCGGCACGGCCTCGCGGAACTGCTGGGCAGGCGCACCCGGGGGGTTCCGGCGGGGCGCGGCGCGTAA
- a CDS encoding DUF1304 domain-containing protein → MPVVGLVFAVLAALIHVYIFVLESLRWTAPKTRAIFGTSEDEALATRQLAFNQGFYNLFLAVMVVVGAAVDIASDATVGRTLVAAGASCMVLAGLVLLLSDRTKVRSALVQLVAPAIALGAWGIGALV, encoded by the coding sequence GTGCCGGTTGTCGGCCTCGTCTTTGCGGTTCTCGCCGCTCTGATACACGTCTACATCTTCGTCCTGGAATCCTTGCGGTGGACCGCGCCGAAGACCAGGGCGATCTTCGGCACCTCCGAGGACGAGGCTCTGGCGACCCGGCAACTGGCGTTCAACCAGGGCTTCTACAACCTCTTCCTGGCCGTCATGGTCGTCGTCGGCGCGGCGGTGGACATCGCCTCCGACGCGACCGTGGGCCGGACCCTCGTCGCCGCGGGAGCGTCGTGCATGGTCCTCGCCGGCCTGGTCCTCCTCCTGAGCGACCGCACCAAGGTGCGCTCCGCCCTGGTCCAGCTCGTGGCTCCGGCAATCGCCCTCGGGGCGTGGGGGATCGGTGCGCTGGTCTGA